A genomic segment from Sorangium aterium encodes:
- a CDS encoding OmpA family protein has protein sequence MPMTKLPALILVVSAPLAAFAAGCGSDPQPPANVASDVAPPPVAKTAAPPAPKQDTAKPTSGSIRIDDKILKACGDLPTARFAFDSTAIEGEAAGTLDALARCFVSGPLKGKGMKLIGHADPRGETEYNLGLGQKRAGSVAEYLGKKGLEQGRIATSSKGEFEATGTDEEGWARDRKVDILLAD, from the coding sequence ATGCCCATGACAAAACTGCCTGCGTTGATCCTCGTGGTCTCGGCGCCCCTCGCCGCCTTCGCGGCTGGCTGCGGCTCCGATCCGCAGCCGCCGGCGAATGTCGCCAGCGATGTCGCGCCCCCTCCGGTGGCGAAGACCGCCGCCCCCCCTGCCCCGAAGCAGGACACCGCGAAGCCGACGAGCGGATCGATCCGCATCGACGACAAGATCCTCAAGGCCTGCGGCGATCTGCCGACCGCCCGCTTCGCGTTCGACTCGACGGCGATCGAGGGCGAGGCGGCTGGCACGCTCGACGCGCTCGCGCGCTGCTTCGTCTCGGGTCCGCTCAAGGGCAAGGGGATGAAGCTCATCGGCCACGCCGACCCCCGGGGGGAGACGGAGTACAACCTGGGCCTCGGCCAGAAGCGCGCCGGCAGCGTCGCCGAGTACCTCGGCAAGAAGGGCCTCGAGCAGGGCCGCATCGCGACCTCGTCGAAGGGCGAGTTCGAGGCGACCGGCACGGACGAAGAGGGCTGGGCACGCGACCGGAAGGTCGACATCCTGCTTGCGGACTGA
- a CDS encoding MotA/TolQ/ExbB proton channel family protein yields MAFLQSAPEPATAVPIKLDPVSLVLHASGPVFLVVWLLIFAAILVWVIAVLKVLQLARLASLQARFEQESAHAHSPDQLFALAQRHADAPGARVVMELSRRVGTSRLLDSIAKRAIVTETQRASALMPTLSSIAAASPFIGLFGTVYGIMDAFLRIGQQKSASLPVVAPAIGEALIATAIGLFAAIPAVIAYNGINKRVDDLLAALEAASEGWVEIASLSARGMQESIPLALQRSSDRPTPVMPKG; encoded by the coding sequence ATGGCCTTCCTGCAAAGCGCCCCTGAGCCGGCGACGGCGGTCCCGATCAAGCTCGATCCCGTCTCCCTCGTCCTTCACGCCTCCGGTCCCGTCTTCCTCGTCGTCTGGCTGCTGATCTTCGCGGCGATCCTCGTCTGGGTGATCGCCGTCCTCAAGGTCCTCCAGCTCGCGCGGCTCGCCTCTCTGCAGGCGCGGTTCGAGCAGGAGTCGGCGCACGCCCACTCGCCCGATCAGCTGTTCGCGCTCGCGCAGCGGCACGCGGACGCGCCCGGCGCCCGCGTCGTGATGGAGCTCAGCCGCCGCGTCGGGACGAGCCGGCTCCTCGACTCGATCGCGAAGCGGGCGATCGTGACCGAGACGCAGCGGGCGAGCGCGCTCATGCCGACGCTCTCGTCGATCGCGGCGGCGTCGCCGTTCATCGGCCTGTTCGGCACGGTCTACGGGATCATGGATGCGTTCCTCCGCATCGGTCAGCAGAAGAGCGCGTCGCTGCCCGTGGTCGCCCCCGCCATCGGCGAGGCGCTCATCGCGACCGCGATCGGGCTGTTCGCCGCGATCCCGGCGGTCATCGCGTACAACGGGATCAACAAGCGCGTCGACGACCTGCTCGCCGCGCTCGAGGCCGCGAGCGAGGGCTGGGTGGAGATCGCGTCGCTCTCCGCGCGGGGGATGCAGGAGTCCATCCCGCTGGCGCTCCAGCGGTCGAGCGACCGGCCCACGCCGGTGATGCCGAAGGGCTGA
- a CDS encoding biopolymer transporter ExbD, with translation MGMSVGGGRRRRGGGGFSDINVTPLVDVMLVLLVVFMVTAPLLTAGLRVELPNVSAEEAPTKDTKLVVTVTKEEKILFGEDDATADIEGVLASNGRVQKEKELYIRADKDARYGAVARVVAAARAAGVEGLNLLVQPEIEPEGAPPPGGTAPRPGGAAPRPGGSAP, from the coding sequence ATGGGCATGTCGGTCGGCGGAGGGCGCAGGCGGCGGGGCGGCGGCGGTTTCAGCGACATCAACGTCACGCCGCTCGTGGACGTGATGCTCGTGCTCCTCGTGGTGTTCATGGTCACGGCCCCGCTGCTCACGGCCGGGCTCCGGGTCGAGCTGCCCAACGTCTCCGCCGAGGAGGCGCCGACGAAGGACACGAAGCTCGTCGTGACCGTCACGAAGGAAGAGAAGATCCTCTTCGGCGAGGACGACGCGACCGCCGACATCGAGGGCGTGCTCGCCTCGAACGGGCGCGTGCAGAAGGAGAAGGAGCTCTACATCCGCGCCGACAAGGACGCCCGCTACGGGGCCGTGGCGCGGGTCGTGGCCGCGGCCCGGGCCGCCGGGGTCGAGGGGCTGAACCTCCTCGTCCAGCCGGAGATCGAGCCGGAGGGCGCGCCGCCGCCCGGGGGAACGGCGCCGCGGCCCGGCGGAGCCGCGCCTCGGCCAGGGGGATCGGCGCCGTGA
- a CDS encoding TonB C-terminal domain-containing protein, which translates to MSTAAARAPGPTTPPGQRRPASDFRPRDIALAVAVAVAVQAGAAVAVSLADLAVPAAAPEIEKGPSVPVKVVPVLDMDTPLLKLGGKRDKMKLPDRWVRQTPKPRVEQKAFVSPSAGKTEADIPPKEVKIADAGTAPPPPDAAVAKQVDTELDPKADAAPAANVDQEGHEDGVKEGTETDPLKARAVDLYLARIAGWFSSRFRVNGSGLPPEELTKHKPRAVIVLSDGQMVSYTLTPSGNPAFDAAAQATLEAAKGQALPPPPENYPNLGQKQVSVTFVCRETTCD; encoded by the coding sequence GTGAGCACGGCTGCGGCGCGCGCGCCTGGACCGACGACGCCGCCTGGGCAGCGCCGGCCGGCGAGCGACTTCCGCCCGCGGGACATCGCGCTCGCCGTCGCGGTGGCGGTGGCCGTGCAGGCGGGGGCCGCGGTCGCGGTCAGCCTGGCCGATCTCGCCGTGCCCGCGGCGGCGCCGGAGATCGAGAAGGGGCCGAGCGTCCCGGTGAAGGTCGTGCCCGTGCTCGACATGGACACGCCGCTGCTCAAGCTGGGCGGCAAGCGCGACAAGATGAAGCTGCCCGACCGGTGGGTGCGCCAGACGCCCAAGCCGCGCGTCGAGCAGAAGGCGTTCGTGTCGCCGAGCGCGGGCAAGACCGAGGCGGACATCCCGCCCAAGGAGGTCAAGATCGCCGACGCGGGCACCGCGCCGCCGCCGCCCGACGCCGCGGTCGCGAAGCAGGTCGACACCGAGCTCGATCCGAAGGCCGACGCCGCCCCGGCCGCCAACGTCGACCAGGAGGGCCACGAGGACGGCGTGAAGGAGGGGACCGAGACCGATCCCCTCAAGGCGCGCGCGGTGGATCTGTACCTGGCCCGCATCGCGGGCTGGTTCTCGAGCAGGTTCCGCGTGAACGGCTCGGGGCTCCCGCCGGAGGAGCTCACGAAGCACAAGCCGCGCGCGGTGATCGTCCTGTCGGACGGGCAGATGGTGAGCTACACGCTGACGCCGAGCGGGAATCCCGCCTTCGACGCCGCCGCGCAGGCGACCCTCGAGGCGGCGAAGGGGCAGGCGCTGCCGCCGCCGCCCGAGAACTATCCCAACCTCGGGCAGAAGCAGGTCAGCGTCACGTTCGTCTGTAGAGAGACCACATGCGACTAG
- a CDS encoding tolB protein: MRLARYALGALALAAAALATPPAPAQAPASSAAPPNPDELLGHITVVAGATRPLPKIGVLPSLVSDPEDVTIHSVVRRDLDLCGEFEVLPDSAAPDGLYLSDSPVDVKAWSAKGVEAVVSVSGKKVAADKVELVGQAFLVNRGQAPVFDKKFIVPLRDVRFESHRVADQLIGALTGQNGGFASHMTFASGSGSLRRVFTIDADGHDARAVSPPDQTAIAPAFGKHEQLHYAASVKGDEYKVFTPAGGPLPLPVKGSVYGIAFSKDRAQVALSIGVGSTIKLFSGPDLQSIKPASEVGMALHPVFTPTGKLAFSGEGRYGQRIYVGDKAISPDGLFASAPTFCNHPDGVKAVYAVGVGKNTDLVASGETGGGLVRLTQNQGRNGYPACSPDGRLVAFFSTRTSGEGPGLYVMRVDGQRPKRISNLLGDSLRWDPLPPGKAVEAKN; encoded by the coding sequence ATGCGACTAGCTCGATACGCCCTCGGCGCCCTGGCGCTCGCCGCCGCCGCGCTCGCCACTCCCCCTGCTCCTGCGCAGGCGCCGGCCTCCTCGGCGGCGCCGCCCAACCCGGACGAGCTGCTCGGCCACATCACGGTCGTGGCCGGCGCGACGCGCCCGCTCCCGAAGATCGGCGTCTTGCCGTCGCTCGTCTCCGACCCCGAGGACGTGACGATCCACAGCGTGGTCCGGCGCGACCTCGACCTGTGCGGCGAGTTCGAGGTGCTGCCCGACAGCGCCGCGCCCGACGGCCTGTACCTCTCCGACAGCCCGGTGGACGTGAAGGCGTGGTCCGCGAAGGGGGTCGAGGCGGTCGTGAGCGTGAGCGGCAAGAAGGTCGCCGCCGACAAGGTCGAGCTCGTCGGCCAGGCGTTCCTGGTGAACCGGGGGCAGGCCCCGGTGTTCGACAAGAAGTTCATCGTGCCCCTCCGCGACGTGCGCTTCGAGTCGCACCGGGTGGCCGATCAGCTGATCGGCGCCCTCACCGGCCAGAACGGCGGTTTCGCCAGCCACATGACGTTCGCCTCGGGCTCGGGCTCGCTGCGACGTGTCTTTACGATCGACGCCGACGGCCACGACGCCAGGGCCGTCTCGCCGCCCGACCAGACCGCCATCGCCCCTGCGTTCGGGAAGCACGAGCAGCTCCACTACGCGGCGAGCGTGAAGGGCGACGAGTACAAGGTCTTCACGCCCGCCGGCGGCCCGCTCCCGCTGCCCGTGAAGGGCTCGGTCTACGGGATCGCGTTCTCGAAGGATCGCGCCCAGGTCGCCCTCAGCATCGGGGTGGGGTCGACGATCAAGCTGTTCTCCGGTCCCGATCTCCAGAGCATCAAGCCGGCGTCCGAGGTGGGGATGGCGCTGCACCCGGTGTTCACGCCGACCGGCAAGCTCGCCTTCTCCGGCGAGGGCAGGTACGGACAGCGCATCTACGTCGGCGACAAGGCGATCTCTCCGGACGGGCTCTTCGCCTCGGCGCCCACGTTCTGCAACCACCCCGACGGTGTGAAGGCCGTCTATGCCGTCGGCGTGGGAAAGAACACCGATCTCGTCGCCTCGGGGGAGACGGGCGGCGGCCTCGTGCGGTTGACCCAGAATCAGGGCAGGAACGGGTACCCGGCCTGCAGCCCCGATGGGCGGCTCGTGGCGTTCTTCTCCACGCGCACCTCCGGCGAGGGGCCAGGGCTCTACGTCATGCGCGTCGACGGGCAGCGTCCGAAGCGCATCTCGAACCTCCTCGGGGACTCGCTGCGCTGGGATCCTCTTCCGCCCGGCAAGGCCGTCGAAGCGAAGAACTGA